In the genome of Brachypodium distachyon strain Bd21 chromosome 3, Brachypodium_distachyon_v3.0, whole genome shotgun sequence, the window aggaggagagggataGGCAGGAGGCtgagttggaggaggagggggatgAGGAGGCccaggaggagaggaggaggaggattagGGCCAGGCAGCTCTTGAggcagcaggaggaagagCTGCTtccgcaggaggaggagccggtagaggaggagcaggaggaggatggaGAAGAGTCTGAGTACGAGACTGACTCGGAGGACGAGCAGATGGGCATGGCCATGGTGAAGCCTGTCTTCATACCAAAGTCGCAGCGGGACACTATTGCTGAGCGCGAGCgactggaggaggaggagcggcagcTTGAGGAGCTAGTCAAGAAGAGGCTGCAGGCTAGGAAGATAGAGACTAGGCAGATTGTGGTGGAAGAGATTAGGAAGGAGGAACAGATTCACAAGACACTAAATGAGGAGGCTAGCATTGAGGATATCGATACGGATGATGAGTTGAACGAAGCAGAGGAGTATGAGTCATGGAAGAACCGTGAGATAGCAAGAATCAAGAGGGATAGGGAGGAAAGAGATGCACGGttgaaggagaaggaggagatcgACAAGGTGAGGAATATgaccgaggaggagcgccgGGAATGGGAGCGGAAAAACCCAAAACCACTTCGTCAGTCCAAACAGAAGTGGAACTTTATGCAGAAGTATTACCACAAGGGTGCCTTCTTCCAGGAAGGCGCTGATGACGTGAGTCAATCAGTTGGCAGGGATGATATCTACACCCGTGATTTCTCTGCACCTACTGGAGAAGATAAGATGGACAAGAGCATCCTGCCCAAGGTCATGCAAGTCAAGCATTTCGGACGGAGTGGCAGAACGAAGTGGACACATCTTGTTAATGAGGACACTACTGATTGGAATGCACCGTAAGTACTCATTTCTGTTGCATTATGGTTTTCTACTTGAAACTATTCAGTTGGCTTGTTTAATTTTCTTCCTATTGCTTTTCAATAAAATTGTGCTATATAGCTACTATGGTTGGTAGTTGGTACAATGCTGGCCTAAagtcatactccctccgtccaacaaaagatgtctcaagtttgtcaaaatttggatgttatctagacatgacttagtgtatagatgcattcaaatttagtcaaagttgagacatcctttgttggacggaggaagtacgaTTTTCAATAGGAGACTAACGACCCGTTTctaattcatttatttgacATACTTGCTGTAGCTTTTTGTAGACAATGGTAGCTGATTTCCCCAATTTCATCAAAGCCTATCGGATGTTATTtatcaattaattaatttctcaTGTTTGCATGGTTATGTTTTGATCTGATGACAAGGAAAACATGGCCCTTACTTATTTCTTGTTGAATTTCAGATGGTCTACAAATGGGCCCTTGCGAGCAAAGTATAATGCAAAAATGGCAGGCATGAATGGGCCTATTGCTAAACCAAAGGGAAGTAAGAAGATGAAGGATTGGGATACAAAACAAGATGATTAGGCATTTCTTTTGCTGGCTGAACTGGTACTGCTCCCCTACTGCGATATGAACACTTGCTGAAAATGGTGTTTATGCGGATATGTTTTGTCTTTTTGTTGTCCGCATAAGACACACCTTCTGTGCTATCTTAGTGTAGCTGTGCTGCAAAAGTTCTTCAGCAAAGTATGTATGATACATGAAGGATCTTTAGTCTTGTATTGTGGATGCTTTGGCTGAGAAATATTCTGTACATATTTGTTTCTGTACGCCAAATGTCTTTTAgttggtt includes:
- the LOC100838204 gene encoding microfibrillar-associated protein 1: MSVAAGVSDAAIAVRDKLRGKIGQTKVKRYWPGKAPEWGGEDADDDIDIRTARVSLDKAFPKDDDGGRPAKDDRRLRRLAEARGESKEELRADHRRIRQAEIVSTAEEERDRQEAELEEEGDEEAQEERRRRIRARQLLRQQEEELLPQEEEPVEEEQEEDGEESEYETDSEDEQMGMAMVKPVFIPKSQRDTIAERERLEEEERQLEELVKKRLQARKIETRQIVVEEIRKEEQIHKTLNEEASIEDIDTDDELNEAEEYESWKNREIARIKRDREERDARLKEKEEIDKVRNMTEEERREWERKNPKPLRQSKQKWNFMQKYYHKGAFFQEGADDVSQSVGRDDIYTRDFSAPTGEDKMDKSILPKVMQVKHFGRSGRTKWTHLVNEDTTDWNAPWSTNGPLRAKYNAKMAGMNGPIAKPKGSKKMKDWDTKQDD